DNA from Bacillota bacterium:
TAACCATCGAAGAAATAACAGAACAGACCGTAACGAATCATTTATATACAAAAGATTTACTTCCACTTGATTTATTGATAAGACCAAGTGGAGAGATTAGACTTAGCAATTTTATGTTATGGCAAGCAGCGTATGCTGAACTGTATTTTTGTAAAACGTATTGGCCAAGTTTTTCTAAAAAAGATTTGATTCTTGCCATAAAGGCATATAATTCACGCGAAAGACGATATGGTGGATTGAAAGGGTGATTTCATGAAACAAAGAACCATTACCGGATTCATCATGGCAATCATTATGATTCCTATCTTAATCTTTGGGAATCATTACGAAATATTTACCATGTTTTGCCTCATATTATCCATGATTGCAGCTTTTGAGTTTCGAAACATGCTGCAAAAGAAAAATCCATTGCCAAGATGGATTGATACTGTATCGGTTGTATTAACTGGTGGATTTTTACTGGTTGTTGTCTATAGCTTAGAAGAAATCATTCCTTATAGTGTTATCTTGATTTTTTTCATCTTTATACTTTTACTATATTCTATGATTTTAGTGTTTTGTGATTCTTTTCAAACAAGAGATTTTGGAAATGTTTTTGCGACCATTTTATATTGTAGTTTAGGATTTGCAGCATTTGCTTATTTAAGAACGGTAAGCTTAGAAATCGTATTTTATTTCTTGCTTGTCAGTATGGCAACCGATACGTTTGCTTACCTTTTTGGTATTAAATTTGGCAAGCATAGATTAGCATTAAAAATAAGTCCTAAAAAAAGCGTAGAAGGTGCGATTGCAGGACTCGTATTTGGATCCATATTTGCTACACTATTTGCTTTATTCTTTAACGTCTTTGATTTTTTTATTGTTTATGTGATTCTTCTTTCAATCTTTTTGTCTTTAATGGGACAAATTGGAGATTTGGTTGCCTCTAAATTTAAACGAAATTATGAAATCAAAGATTATTCTAATCTGTTTCCAGGACACGGAGGAGTATTAGATCGTTTTGATTCTTCAACGATTGTGGCACTTAGTCTTATTTTAATTTTATTACTTCAAAGTGTGATTTAAATGAAAAACCTCTATTTGCTTGGATCGACCGGATCCATTGGAACACAAGTATTAGAAATTGTAAGCCAACATTTAGAAGACTTTAAAGTTATCACAATGTCTGCTAATAAAAATATTTCTTTGCTGAGGCATCAAATAAAACAATTTAAACCACTGTATGTTTCCGTTACAGAAAAAAATGATGCAATGATGTTGCAAACAGAGTTTCCTACTACTTGTTTTGGTTATGGAAAAGAAGGCTTAATCAAAGCTGCCACTTTTCAAAAAGAAGATAAAATTGGGTTAGTCGTTAATGCTCTTGTGGGAATTGCAGGACTTGTTCCTACCATTGAAGCCATAAAGATTCACAGAAATATCGCATTAGCCAATAAAGAGACTTTAGTGGTTGGTGGATTTTTAATTAAAAAATTATTAAAAGAATTTAACGTAAAAATGTATCCAATCGATTCAGAACATTCTGCAATTTGGCAATGTTTACAAGGCTCAAAACCTCATGAAATCAAAAAAATCATCATAACCGCAAGTGGTGGAGCTTTTAGAGATTATACAAGGCTTGAATTAGAAAATGCAACTTTAGAAGATGCTTTAAAACATCCAAACTGGGCAATGGGTTATAAAATAACGATTGACTCAGCGACCATGATGAACAAAGGCTTTGAAATGATTGAAGCTTGTTACTTGTTTGATTTACCAATTGAAAAAGTAGAAACCATTTTACACAGCGAAAGCATCATTCATTCTATGGTTGAATTTGTAGATTCTTCGGTTATCGCACAACTTTCTAGTCACGATATGAAACTTCCTATTCAATATGCTTTATATTTTCCAAACAGAATCAAAAGCATGACAAAATCACTCGATTTTGTCAAACTGAAAAGTCTTCATTTTGAACCAATTAATCAAGAGAAATATCCTTGTTTA
Protein-coding regions in this window:
- a CDS encoding 1-deoxy-D-xylulose-5-phosphate reductoisomerase, yielding MKNLYLLGSTGSIGTQVLEIVSQHLEDFKVITMSANKNISLLRHQIKQFKPLYVSVTEKNDAMMLQTEFPTTCFGYGKEGLIKAATFQKEDKIGLVVNALVGIAGLVPTIEAIKIHRNIALANKETLVVGGFLIKKLLKEFNVKMYPIDSEHSAIWQCLQGSKPHEIKKIIITASGGAFRDYTRLELENATLEDALKHPNWAMGYKITIDSATMMNKGFEMIEACYLFDLPIEKVETILHSESIIHSMVEFVDSSVIAQLSSHDMKLPIQYALYFPNRIKSMTKSLDFVKLKSLHFEPINQEKYPCLTYAIQSFRIGGSMPCVLNAANEACVSLFLEGKIRFLEIEKIIKTELDKHLVNLSPTLEDLLEIDYLVKTSIYQTYSLR
- a CDS encoding phosphatidate cytidylyltransferase, which encodes MKQRTITGFIMAIIMIPILIFGNHYEIFTMFCLILSMIAAFEFRNMLQKKNPLPRWIDTVSVVLTGGFLLVVVYSLEEIIPYSVILIFFIFILLLYSMILVFCDSFQTRDFGNVFATILYCSLGFAAFAYLRTVSLEIVFYFLLVSMATDTFAYLFGIKFGKHRLALKISPKKSVEGAIAGLVFGSIFATLFALFFNVFDFFIVYVILLSIFLSLMGQIGDLVASKFKRNYEIKDYSNLFPGHGGVLDRFDSSTIVALSLILILLLQSVI